The DNA segment ATTTTACATTATTATCTTGTTAGTGAAGAATACATAGAAATGAGTGCGTTGATAAGGGAACTTGAGCAATTATACAAAAAGAACAAAAATTATATAAGGTTAGCTGACGTCTATAATTATGAAATTATATTATATAGTTATGCTTCTAAAAAGCCGATTGATAATATCATAAATAAAGTAAATATCGTTATAAAGGAAAATGATTTACCAGATTTAAAAACATATGAATTGTATTCAAATATCGCTTCATACTATCATCATAAAAAAGATTTTGAGAAAGCATTGAGTATTATGAGATGATGTTGGATTATTATGATTGTATTTTTATTCCACATTTAATTTATTTAGCCGATTGCCAAAATCATTTGAATTTACCGATTAAGTTACCAAAAGTGAGTAAAGAAATATTGATTGGATATCCAATGGGCATTAGACTAATGTTTAAATATTTTACATTAGATGAATCTGTTCCAGATTTTGTAAAACAAAACTTTATCATTAAAAGGATTTTGCCTAAAGTTAACGATGAGATTGATATAGATATTTTTAGATATGAATTGACAAGATTAGTCGAGCGGACAGGTCATTATAAACTACTACATTTTTTTGAGAACTCAATAAACATGAAATGGAGTTGATGGTTTTTTTTAAAATGTACACTAATAACGGTTTTTAAACATTATCGTTAACTTGAGCCTATTTCATTGAGTTAAATCAAAGTTTATCATATTATTTTCATGTCAGCGATGATATGCATATGATCTCTAGGATAATGTAGGCAAGAGTTATGAAGAAAATATTAATAGCAGGTTTATGCAGTCTTGGCATAGCAAGTGCGTTCTTTTTCGCTACCGATTCAAATAAAAATACTATGATAGCTAGTGGTGGCGGGTACGTTAATGTAAAAATCTAATACTTGAAAACTACTTCTTTTCATAAGAAGTTTTTTTCTTTTTATTCCTGAGTTGACGGTTTTCTTGAAAAACGGCGATAATCGCAAAAATTTTTAATAAATGTCAACTTCCACAAAAAGGATTGAATAACTGTACTATTTTTAGTATCATATGAGTGTCTTGAAGAGGGTGGGCTTCGGGACACCGGGGGTCACTTCGGTGATCAAATATATGGGTTTCGTATCAATTGAGATGGTGGAAATGGTCTTCCCCAAGCCCGTTTATTCTCATGTACACTCTTAGTAAATTAACTGATACTGTTTACGAAATTGATGCGAGTTGGGGGATTTACAAAAATGGCAGCTTTGCTTGGCAAGGTTGCTTTTTTTGTATTCTTCAGATACACTAATATAGAATATGGAGAGATGCGCATGAGTAAACTCAAATTAAAAAATATAACAAAGTCCTATGGTGAAATAAAAGCAGTACAGGATTTTAATTTGGAGTTTCAAGAAAAAAGCTTTATTGTATTGGCAGGGCCATCAGGCTGCGGTAAAACTACACTGCTGCAGCTTGTCGCAGGATTCCTTACTCCGGATACAGGAGAAATTTATATTGATAATCAGCTTGTCAATCAAAAAGCGCCGTATGAGCGTAATATATCCATGGTATTTCATGAAGCTGCACTGTTTCCGCATATGAGTGTTTATGAAAATATTACATTTGGCCTTGCTCATAATGGAATGTCACAGCAAGACATGGATTATGAGGTCATACAGATATGTGAGCTGCTTGGAATCCGCGACTTATTAAAGCGTAAGGCAAAGGAATTGTCGGGCGGACAAAGGCAGCGTTGTGCTATTGCCCGAGCACTTGTGAGAAAGCCCTCTTTGTTTTTAATGGATGAACCTTTAAGCTCACTGGATGCCAGATTAAAAATGCAGCTTAGAATGGAGATAGCACAGCTGTATCAGCGAAATCATGCAACCTTTCTATATGTAACCCATGATCAGATGGAGGCTATGACATTAGCTGATACCCTGGTAATTATGAAGGATGGGAAGATTCAGCAACTGGGTAATCCGGTTGAAATATATCAAAACCCTATCAATTTGTTTACAGCTTCCTTTTTGGGACTATATGATATCAATGAATTCAGTGCCAGACTAGAGAAAGGAAATCTGATGATTCAGGAGCATAGGATTCCATGGACAGCTGAGCCTGTTGATTGTGACGTTATTCTGGCAGTGCGCTGTGAGCATATTATAGAAGTTCGCAATGGCGGGATATTGGGACATATTATGCTGGTTGAACAGTCTGGTGAACAAATATATTACCATATTCAGTGTATGTATGGGATTGTTATAATGAAAGGGGATATTACCTGTATTTATAAACGTATGGATACTATACAATTCTGGTTTGCATGGGAGTATGCTTTTCTGTTTGATGCAAACACACAATTGCGTATACATAAAGCAGTCTAAAGGATAGGTGATTCTTATATTTTTAATCAACTATAAAAAGAGATTTCTTATACTACTTTGTTTAAATGACAATGGTATTGGAAATCTCTTGTTTTTTATGTCGGAATAAGCATCCTCTTTATTGATAATAGCTTTCCTTTTGATTTGTACAAAAAAAGATTCCCTTAGGAACCTTCTTTGATCTATCATGGTGGAGCGTATCGGGATCGAACCGATGACCCCCTGCGTGCAAAGCAGGTGCTCTCCCAGCTGAGCTAACACCCCATCTCGAATGCTTAAATAATATACCATGCAGGGGGTCATTTTGTCAATGACTTTTTACGATTTTTATAAAATAAATGAAAGAATTAAGAAGGTTATGCCAATTCATCGTTATATGATGAGAAATAAATATTATGTATAGTTTGTATTTAATATAATTTAGGATTTTCACAATTTCGAAACGTATGTATAAGCGTAAAGCATACATATACATGTGAAAGAAAGTAAAAAATATGCTTGTAAATCATGGAACAGAGAAGAAAAAGGTACAAGAAGAGGAAATGAACGAAATACTGGATTATGATAACGATGTGTTCTTTAAATTTGCTCTTGGTACAGAGGATGAGGATTCTGCTTTTATCCGTAACACCATTATTGAACGCGTAATAGGGATTCATCCTAAGGAAAGCACAGTATTGAATCGAATCTGGATCCCGCAATTCTCAGAAGAAAGAAAATTGTTTTAGATGTTCATGTGAAGGATTGTGATGGAAGGGAATATGACATTGAAATGCAAACAACCTATTCGAAAAAATCCGAAATGAAGCGTTTTGAGTTTTATGGAGCTAGGATGCTGTCTAACCAGGTAATCAGTGGAGGTAAGTATCAGAATCTGCTTCCGGTGTTTCAGATTATTTTCATAGATTCTTATGCAGAACATTCCAGAAGGCTGATTGACAGCTATCAGATGAGAAATGAGCAGGGAGCAGTAGAAAGCTCTCATCCTTTAATGAAAAGAATTTACATATATCTGCCGGAAATCGATGTGATTGCCAGAAAAAAGGGCTTTGCGAATATGACGGATTTTGAACAGCTGTGTTTGGTTCTGCCCTCTGGGTATTTGTTTAAAAATAATGACAGTGATGGTATACTAAAAACAGATAAAAGGCTGGTGAAGAAGGTCATGCCCAAAGGGTACCAAGTGGAGAAGTATAAAAAATTTCAGGATGATAAAGACCTCTGGTCAATAGCAATGTCTGCACAGATCCAGGCACAGCGCGAGAAAAATGCTATTATTGATAGCTTTGATGAAGGCTTAAAGGAAGGTTTAAAGGAAGGTGAAGTAAAGGGCTTAAAGCAAGGTAAAAAAGAGCTGCTACAGGAATTGGTGCAGATGAAGTTCGGTGTTGATGCGCAAGCATGGATTGATAAACTAAGCATAGAACAGCTTACTATCGTTTCAAAAAAGATTCTTGACTGCAAGACCTTTGAGGAATTAAAAAAACAAATCGACATGTTTTAATTTAAGAGCTGAGTCTCAAAAATCATAAGGTATGCAGCGATTTGGCATTTACCATGCTGTAGGTCAGACTTATTCAATAATCGCTTATCATATGTAGTCCACGTTTAGGATGTAATACGAAATACTGCTTTTCAGATTATGTCTTGCATGATAAGCCATATAAATCAATCATCAAACAACCTGCTGATATGCATTCATGTTAATATCAGCATTTTTAACATATGAAAAAGAATGATAAATAGACTGCAAATATACACTTCGCACATATAAAATCTACCAAAAGCAGACGCTTTATACAGCCATTCTATAAGGATATATGTCCGTAAAAAGAATAGGGGATTGCAAGCAGTTAAGAAATCGTCTAAAATATAAGAAAACTTTTTTGAGGGGTGATTGTATATGAAAATAGCAAAAGAGGCACTGCGTCTCAGCTTTCCTGTCATGGTTGGCTATGTCTTTTTGGGAATTGCATTCGGTATTCTTTGTCAGCAGCAGGGCTACTCAATGCTCTGGGCGTTTCTTATCAGTCTCAGTGTTTATGCCGGAAGCATGCAGTTTGTATTACTGACGTTTTTCCATGCCGGCTTTTCCCTGCTGGAGGTGGCTCTTGTGACCCTGACCGTGAATGCACGGCAGTTGTTTTATGGTCTTTCCTTTTTGAAATGCTTTCCCGCGATGGGAAAAAAGCGCTGGTATATGATGTTTTCGTTAACTGATGAAACCTATTCCCTATTATGTGCAATACCAGACCGGGAAAGTCGGGAGGGAAAGCAGCTAATGTTCTGCGTATCGCTTTTTGACCAGTTATACTGGATTGCGGGTTCTGTTCTGGGAGCGAGTATTGGTTCTATGCTTTCCTTCGATACCACCGGGATCGACTTTGCCATGACTGCTTTATTTACTGTTATCTTCGTTGAACAGTGGCTGTCGGCAAAAAAACATGGAGCTGTCTACCTGGCGGTTGCGGCGATCCTTATCTCTGCAGTCGTTTTCCAGCTTACCAATTTCCTGCTGCCTGCTTTGATATTACTTGTAATTCTGCTTGTTATTTTTCAGGATAAAGTGGAAGGAAAGGGGGATGCTTCATGATTACTTCTGTAGAGACACTGATAATTATCGCAGTTGCGGCTGTCTGTACCTTTCTTACCCGTGCCCTGCCGTTTATGATATTTAAGAATGCGGAGGCTCTGCCAAAGAAAATCGTATATCTTGGCAAGGTGCTCCCCATGGCAATCATGCTCTGTCTGATTGTTTACTGTGTCCGCAATACGGCATTTTTGCAATACCCCTATGGTTTGCCGGAGCTGCTTGGAATTGCTGGGGTTGTCGTTCTGCATTTGTGGAAACGCAACAATATGATCAGTATCATAGGCGGAACGCTGCTTTATATGGTATTGGTACAACTGGTTTTTGTATAATGTTGAAAATTTTTTCTGAAACTTATTGCTTTTTTTTGAAACATTGCTTATAATACCTAACTATAAGGACAAGGGTGTTCTTGTACAGGAGATAATCTGTGCAGGGACGCCTTTTTTCTGTGAAAGGGAGTGCGTGTAATGTGTGGATTTATGTATGTGGCGGATTCCGAACTGAAGCTGTCCGTATTTGAAAAGGAATTTGAGCGTATTGCCTACCGCGGACCGGATATGCATCGGGTAGAAGTCAGTAACACCGGCATTATGGGCTTTCACCGCCTGGCTATTATGGGAGTGGAGGAAAGCGGAATGCAGCCGATGCATCTGGAGGGAAAGCAGGTGGTATGCAATGGTGAAGTCTATAATTTCCGCAGGCTGCGGGAAGAGCTGCGAAAAAAGGGCTATTCTTTTTCCTCTCAAAGTGATTGTGAGGTGCTGCTTCCATTGTATGAGTGCTATGGAACAGCGATGTTCTCCATGCTGGATGCGGAATTTGCCTGTGTAATTGAAGATCGTACAAACGGAAGAATTATTGCCGCAAGAGACCCCATCGGTATCCGTCCCATGTTTTACGGGTTCTGTAAAACGAATGGTGCGATAGCATTCGCAAGTGAGGCAAAGGCACTGCATACCCTGTGTGCTGAGGTATTGCCCTTTCCTGTGGGAAGCTATTATGATAGCGGTAAATTTGTTTCCTATTGCAAGCCATGGGAGGTAAAGGAAAAACCGCTAACGGATATGACAGCCGCCGTAACCAAAATTCGCAGCCTGCTGGAAGCCGGTGTTATAAAGCGTCTGGATGCAGATGTCCCTGTCGGCTTTTTGCTGAGTGGAGGTCTGGACAGCTCTTTGGTTTGTGCGATTGCGGCACGTCATCAGAAAACACCGATTCAGACCTTTGCAATCGGTATGGACAGCGATCCAATTGATCTTCGCTATGCCCGTGAGGCTGCAGACTATATAGGAAGCGATCATCATGAGTTTCATATGACGATTACAGAGGTGATAGAAGCGCTGCCAAATCTTATCCGCATATTGGAAACCTATGATATAACGACCATCCGTGCCTCACTTGGAATGTATCTGCTCTGTGAGAAAATCAAAGCGTCCAGTGATGTCAAGGTGCTGTTAACCGGTGAAATCAGCGATGAGCTGTTCGGATACAAATATACAGATTTTGCGCCGGATGCGGAAAGCTTTCAGCGGGAAAGTGAAAAGCGCATAAAGGAATTGTATATGTATGATGTGTTACGGGCTGACCGCTGTATCAGTGCAAATGCACTGGAGGCAAGAGTTCCGTTTGGAGATCTTGCATTTGTCAGACATGTTATGCGGCTGGATCCTGCTATGAAAATGAATACGTATGGGAAGGGAAAATATCTTCTTCGCAAAGCCTTTGCCGGCAAGTATTTACCGGAAACGATTCTGATGCGTGAAAAAGCAGCCTTTTCCGATGCAGTGGGACATTCCATGGTAAATGAGCTGCAGGCCTATGCACAAAAGCTGTACAGCGACGAGGATTTGATAAG comes from the Erysipelotrichaceae bacterium 66202529 genome and includes:
- a CDS encoding asparagine synthase B; the encoded protein is MYVADSELKLSVFEKEFERIAYRGPDMHRVEVSNTGIMGFHRLAIMGVEESGMQPMHLEGKQVVCNGEVYNFRRLREELRKKGYSFSSQSDCEVLLPLYECYGTAMFSMLDAEFACVIEDRTNGRIIAARDPIGIRPMFYGFCKTNGAIAFASEAKALHTLCAEVLPFPVGSYYDSGKFVSYCKPWEVKEKPLTDMTAAVTKIRSLLEAGVIKRLDADVPVGFLLSGGLDSSLVCAIAARHQKTPIQTFAIGMDSDPIDLRYAREAADYIGSDHHEFHMTITEVIEALPNLIRILETYDITTIRASLGMYLLCEKIKASSDVKVLLTGEISDELFGYKYTDFAPDAESFQRESEKRIKELYMYDVLRADRCISANALEARVPFGDLAFVRHVMRLDPAMKMNTYGKGKYLLRKAFAGKYLPETILMREKAAFSDAVGHSMVNELQAYAQKLYSDEDLIRGQERYAYHEPPISKESLLYRDLFEQFYPKRANWIKGFWMPNQEWAGCQVKDPSARVLSNYGESGK
- a CDS encoding branched-chain amino acid transporter AzlC codes for the protein MKIAKEALRLSFPVMVGYVFLGIAFGILCQQQGYSMLWAFLISLSVYAGSMQFVLLTFFHAGFSLLEVALVTLTVNARQLFYGLSFLKCFPAMGKKRWYMMFSLTDETYSLLCAIPDRESREGKQLMFCVSLFDQLYWIAGSVLGASIGSMLSFDTTGIDFAMTALFTVIFVEQWLSAKKHGAVYLAVAAILISAVVFQLTNFLLPALILLVILLVIFQDKVEGKGDAS
- a CDS encoding ATP-binding cassette domain-containing protein, which produces MSKLKLKNITKSYGEIKAVQDFNLEFQEKSFIVLAGPSGCGKTTLLQLVAGFLTPDTGEIYIDNQLVNQKAPYERNISMVFHEAALFPHMSVYENITFGLAHNGMSQQDMDYEVIQICELLGIRDLLKRKAKELSGGQRQRCAIARALVRKPSLFLMDEPLSSLDARLKMQLRMEIAQLYQRNHATFLYVTHDQMEAMTLADTLVIMKDGKIQQLGNPVEIYQNPINLFTASFLGLYDINEFSARLEKGNLMIQEHRIPWTAEPVDCDVILAVRCEHIIEVRNGGILGHIMLVEQSGEQIYYHIQCMYGIVIMKGDITCIYKRMDTIQFWFAWEYAFLFDANTQLRIHKAV
- a CDS encoding branched-chain amino acid transporter AzlD, which translates into the protein MITSVETLIIIAVAAVCTFLTRALPFMIFKNAEALPKKIVYLGKVLPMAIMLCLIVYCVRNTAFLQYPYGLPELLGIAGVVVLHLWKRNNMISIIGGTLLYMVLVQLVFV